GGCGATGGCGGCGGCGTTGTCGCCGCGCTCGAGGGCGGCGTCGAGGTCGACGAAGTGGATCGTGGTCGCGCCGAGCGACGCCCAGTGGGCCGCGGCGTCGGTGGGGGCGTCGTAGTACGTCGTGGCGCGCGCCGGGTCGCCGCCCTCGAGGCGGACGGCGCGTCCCCCGAGGACGTCGACGCAGGGAACGATCTCGAACATGGGGGCATGCTACCCGTCCGGTTCGTCGTCGCGGTTCGTCGTCGCGGTTCGTCGCCGGTTGACGCGACGCGGANNNNNNNNNNNNNNNNNNNNNNNNNNNNNNNNNNNNNNNNNNNNNNNNNNNNNNNNNNNNNNNNNNNNNNNNNNNNNNNNNNNNNNNNNNNNNNNNNNNNCGGTTCGTCGTCGCGGTTCGTCGTCGCGGTTCGTCGCCGGTTGACGCGACGCGGACGCGGCCCGTAGCGTAGAGGGATGCGTCCCGACGCCGTCGCCCTGCTCAACATCGCGCCGCTCCTCTCGCACGCCCCCGGCGGGCCGAGCGAGGTGGAGGCGGAGGGCGACCTCCTCCCCACCGCCGAGGAGCTCGCGAAGGACGGCCTCCGCCTCGCGGGGCCGCTCGCGTGGCGGGTGGTCGTGCGCAACACCGGCGGCGACGACGACCTGATCGCCGAGGGGGAGGTCGAGGGGACGGCGCTGATGGAGTGCCGGCGGTGCCTCGAGGACGTCCCCACCGACGTGCGCGCGTCGTTCTTGTACCCGATGGTCTACAAGCCGTCGCAGGAGGCGGACCTGGCGTTGGTCGAAGCGCCGCTCGTGAACGTCGAGGACGACCTCGCACCGCACGACGAGCTCGCCGAGGACCGGCTGTCGGTCGGCTCGCCGGAGGTGGACTTCGCGCCGCTGCTGGCGCAGGTGTTCGCCATCGATCTGCCGTTGACGGCGCTGTGTTCGCCGTCCTGCCGAGGGCTCGCGACCGACGGCACGAAC
The nucleotide sequence above comes from Trueperaceae bacterium. Encoded proteins:
- a CDS encoding DUF177 domain-containing protein — encoded protein: MRPDAVALLNIAPLLSHAPGGPSEVEAEGDLLPTAEELAKDGLRLAGPLAWRVVVRNTGGDDDLIAEGEVEGTALMECRRCLEDVPTDVRASFLYPMVYKPSQEADLALVEAPLVNVEDDLAPHDELAEDRLSVGSPEVDFAPLLAQVFAIDLPLTALCSPSCRGLATDGTNLNEHPGHVPADAPEPDAPSSPFDVLADLDVESSS